A part of Campylobacter ureolyticus ACS-301-V-Sch3b genomic DNA contains:
- a CDS encoding PP0621 family protein, whose amino-acid sequence MAKLLMLGIIIAIVYFFILPRFQRPKNSDKKIQNFVECKKCGTFIDIKESVIKNGDYICKECINKE is encoded by the coding sequence ATGGCTAAATTATTAATGCTTGGAATTATCATAGCAATAGTTTATTTTTTTATATTACCAAGATTTCAAAGACCAAAAAACAGTGATAAAAAAATACAAAATTTTGTAGAATGTAAAAAATGTGGCACTTTTATCGACATAAAAGAAAGTGTTATAAAAAATGGAGATTATATCTGCAAAGAGTGCATAAACAAGGAATAA
- a CDS encoding twin-arginine translocase TatA/TatE family subunit, with translation MVSMQQLLIVLIIIILLFGAKKIPELAKGVGQGIKVFKKEMESEEKTEKVEAQKDEAKKTDEIKEETKA, from the coding sequence ATGGTTAGTATGCAACAATTATTAATTGTTTTGATAATTATAATTTTACTTTTTGGTGCAAAGAAAATTCCAGAACTTGCAAAAGGCGTTGGACAAGGAATAAAGGTCTTTAAAAAAGAGATGGAGAGTGAAGAAAAAACTGAAAAAGTTGAAGCTCAAAAAGATGAAGCCAAAAAAACTGATGAGATAAAAGAAGAAACAAAGGCTTAA
- the hemB gene encoding porphobilinogen synthase — translation MFRRFRRLRRNVAIRDLVRETRLSVDDLIYPLFVVPGSGVKKETSSMPGVFQMSIDELLKECEEVVNLGIKSILLFGIPDVKDSVGSDALSDDGIIARTLRAIKEKFPNLYVITDLCFCEYTDHGHCGILCGDTVDNDATLEISVKQALIHAKNGADMIAPSGMMDGIIEALRNGLDENGYESLPIMAYSTKFASAYYGPFRDVAESSPSFGDRKTYQMDPANRLEAINESLEDEEEGADILMVKPALAYLDIIRDLKDRTLLPVCAYNVSGEYALLKAGEKAGVIDYKKVMLETMISIKRAGADLIITYHAKELAKILNK, via the coding sequence ATGTTTAGAAGATTTAGAAGATTAAGAAGAAATGTAGCAATTAGAGATTTGGTAAGAGAGACACGTTTGAGTGTTGATGATTTGATTTATCCACTTTTTGTCGTTCCAGGAAGTGGAGTAAAAAAAGAAACTTCCTCTATGCCAGGCGTTTTTCAAATGAGTATTGACGAGCTTTTAAAAGAGTGCGAAGAAGTTGTAAATTTAGGTATAAAATCTATTTTATTGTTTGGAATTCCTGATGTAAAAGATAGTGTTGGAAGTGATGCATTAAGCGATGATGGAATTATTGCAAGAACTTTAAGAGCTATAAAAGAAAAGTTTCCAAATTTATATGTTATAACTGATCTTTGCTTTTGTGAGTATACTGATCACGGGCATTGTGGAATTTTGTGTGGAGACACAGTAGATAATGACGCAACACTTGAAATTTCAGTTAAGCAAGCTTTAATCCATGCTAAAAACGGCGCTGATATGATAGCTCCAAGTGGTATGATGGATGGTATTATTGAGGCATTAAGAAATGGCCTTGATGAGAATGGCTATGAGAGCTTGCCTATTATGGCGTATTCAACCAAATTTGCAAGTGCTTATTATGGACCGTTTAGAGATGTAGCAGAAAGTAGCCCTAGTTTTGGAGATAGAAAAACTTATCAAATGGATCCAGCAAATAGGCTTGAGGCTATAAACGAAAGCTTGGAGGATGAAGAAGAGGGAGCTGATATTTTGATGGTAAAACCAGCACTAGCATATTTAGATATAATAAGAGATTTAAAAGATAGAACATTGCTTCCAGTTTGCGCTTATAATGTAAGTGGTGAATATGCCTTATTAAAAGCTGGAGAAAAAGCAGGGGTGATTGATTATAAAAAAGTAATGCTTGAAACGATGATTTCTATAAAAAGAGCAGGGGCTGATTTAATTATAACTTATCACGCTAAAGAGCTAGCTAAAATTTTAAATAAATAG
- a CDS encoding ABC transporter ATP-binding protein yields the protein MELLKSVGLKHSFDYTLFENLNLTLLSKQSLAILGVSGCGKSTLLHILSTLLKPDEGEVFYKNISLYSQNTDEKLKIRRHDFGIIFQSHYLFKGFSAYENIELSTLLTKQKMDNELFKKLKIENVLNQKVGELSGGQQQRVSIARVLSKKPSIIFADEPTGNLDKDTASDVMSTLFNYIKNTNSGLILVTHDEKIASNCDEVYRLENKILKKIS from the coding sequence ATGGAACTTTTAAAGAGTGTGGGATTAAAACATAGTTTTGACTACACTCTTTTTGAAAATTTGAATCTAACTCTTTTAAGTAAGCAGAGTTTAGCTATTTTGGGGGTTAGTGGATGTGGAAAATCTACACTTTTACACATCTTATCTACACTTTTAAAGCCTGATGAGGGCGAGGTATTTTATAAGAACATCTCACTTTATTCGCAAAATACAGATGAAAAATTAAAAATTAGACGACACGATTTTGGTATAATTTTTCAGTCACATTACCTATTTAAAGGTTTTAGTGCTTATGAAAATATTGAACTTTCCACACTTCTTACAAAACAAAAAATGGATAACGAGCTTTTTAAAAAGCTTAAAATTGAAAATGTTTTAAATCAAAAAGTTGGAGAATTAAGCGGTGGACAACAGCAACGCGTTAGTATCGCAAGAGTACTTAGTAAAAAACCAAGTATTATTTTTGCCGATGAGCCAACTGGAAATTTGGACAAAGATACCGCAAGTGATGTTATGAGCACTTTATTTAATTATATAAAAAATACAAATTCCGGTCTTATTTTAGTAACTCATGATGAAAAAATCGCTTCAAATTGCGATGAAGTTTATAGACTTGAAAATAAAATTTTAAAAAAAATCAGTTAA
- the cmeU gene encoding CmeU family protein, giving the protein MQKEEKKEVVKKLRELFSSRDEFFNHLDSKASKIPNTDVLDFGDNKELKEIYAKFYSYDYSIRKLLPYFYKAYEIKI; this is encoded by the coding sequence TTGCAAAAAGAAGAAAAAAAAGAAGTTGTTAAAAAACTAAGGGAGTTATTTAGCTCAAGAGATGAGTTTTTTAACCATCTCGATTCTAAAGCTTCAAAGATACCAAATACAGATGTTTTAGATTTTGGAGACAATAAAGAATTAAAAGAAATTTATGCAAAATTTTACTCCTATGATTACTCTATAAGAAAGCTTTTGCCTTATTTTTATAAGGCTTATGAAATAAAAATATGA
- the tsf gene encoding translation elongation factor Ts: MAITAAMVKELREATGAGMMDCKKVLVETNGDIEKAVAILREKGLAKAAKKADRLASEGLAGLIINDNFTKASLIEVNSETDFVAKNDKFITLVNDTLKLIQNNDIKDLDELNKATINGENFEEYLKSQIATIGENLVVRRFATIKGEAINGYVHSNGKIAVAIAAKCGNADKEKVVEFLRNLAMHAAAMKPKVISYKELDPKFVEEELIALKGEFEKENEELVRLGKTLHHIPEYGSRLQIDEKAIKKAENEIKEELKKEGKPEKIWDKIIPGKLDRFFADNTVIDQRCTLLGQFYVMDDKKTVEQVIEEKSKELGDKIEITSYVRIEVGEGLEKKVDDFAAEVAAQL, translated from the coding sequence ATGGCAATAACTGCAGCTATGGTAAAAGAGCTCCGTGAGGCAACTGGAGCTGGTATGATGGACTGCAAAAAGGTCCTTGTTGAAACTAATGGCGACATTGAAAAAGCTGTTGCTATTTTAAGAGAAAAAGGTCTTGCAAAAGCAGCAAAAAAAGCTGATAGACTAGCTAGTGAGGGTCTTGCAGGTCTTATTATAAATGATAATTTCACAAAAGCAAGTTTAATTGAAGTAAATTCAGAAACAGACTTTGTTGCTAAAAATGATAAATTTATTACTTTGGTAAATGATACTTTAAAATTAATCCAAAATAATGATATTAAGGATTTAGACGAGCTAAATAAAGCAACTATAAATGGTGAAAATTTTGAAGAATATCTAAAATCACAAATTGCAACAATAGGTGAAAATTTAGTAGTTAGAAGATTTGCTACTATAAAAGGTGAAGCTATAAATGGCTATGTTCATTCAAATGGTAAAATAGCTGTAGCAATTGCTGCAAAATGCGGCAATGCTGACAAAGAAAAAGTAGTTGAGTTTTTAAGAAATTTAGCAATGCACGCTGCAGCAATGAAACCAAAAGTAATAAGCTATAAAGAGCTTGATCCAAAGTTTGTTGAAGAAGAACTTATTGCTTTAAAAGGTGAGTTTGAAAAGGAAAACGAAGAACTTGTTAGACTTGGCAAAACACTTCATCACATTCCTGAGTATGGCAGCAGACTTCAAATAGATGAAAAAGCCATAAAAAAAGCAGAAAATGAGATAAAAGAAGAGCTTAAAAAAGAGGGAAAACCTGAAAAAATTTGGGATAAAATAATTCCTGGTAAACTTGATAGATTTTTTGCAGATAACACTGTAATTGATCAAAGATGTACTCTTTTAGGTCAATTTTATGTAATGGATGACAAAAAAACAGTTGAGCAAGTTATAGAAGAAAAAAGTAAAGAGCTTGGCGATAAGATAGAGATTACTTCATACGTAAGAATTGAAGTAGGCGAGGGCTTAGAAAAAAAAGTTGATGACTTTGCAGCGGAAGTAGCAGCACAACTATAG
- the rsmG gene encoding 16S rRNA (guanine(527)-N(7))-methyltransferase RsmG: MNDFDEIIHSPDFKQKTKKFGEILSKFNKIHSLTKYENLDFVMQDSLNGLKFITNSPKIAIDVGSGAGFPAIFLALVLKDCKWHLFEPNIKKSSFLTYAKINLGLENVIIHSKKIEDEAKFEADLITSRALMRADLLLEICKGFYNKETLFLLYKGSNAENEIKNLKDYKLNRYQNRVFLTFKGEKNG, encoded by the coding sequence ATGAATGATTTTGATGAAATTATTCATAGTCCAGATTTTAAGCAAAAAACTAAAAAATTTGGTGAAATTCTATCTAAATTTAATAAAATCCATAGCCTTACAAAGTATGAAAATTTAGATTTTGTAATGCAAGATAGCCTAAATGGGCTTAAATTTATAACAAACTCACCAAAAATAGCAATTGATGTTGGAAGCGGTGCTGGATTTCCTGCTATTTTTTTAGCTCTTGTTTTAAAAGATTGTAAATGGCATTTATTTGAACCAAATATTAAAAAATCATCTTTTTTAACATATGCAAAAATAAATTTAGGACTTGAAAATGTTATAATACACTCGAAAAAAATAGAAGATGAGGCTAAATTTGAGGCTGATTTAATAACATCAAGAGCTTTAATGAGAGCTGATTTGCTTTTAGAAATTTGCAAAGGTTTTTATAACAAAGAAACTTTGTTTTTGCTATACAAAGGCTCAAATGCAGAAAATGAGATAAAAAATTTAAAAGATTATAAACTTAACAGATATCAAAATAGAGTATTTCTAACTTTTAAAGGAGAGAAAAATGGCTAA
- the rpsB gene encoding 30S ribosomal protein S2 — protein sequence MITMRDLLECGVHFGHQTRRWNPKMKKFIFGERKGIYIIDLQKTIRYFRHTYNIVRDAAAEGKTVLFVGTKKQAGQTLKEYAEKCGMPYVNHRWLGGMLTNFGTIRKSIRKLEVIEQMEEDGSVDLLTKKEALMLKRQKDKLIAYLGGIRNMEKLPDMMFIIDVAKEKIAVQEANRLGIPIVAPLDTNCDPDLVTYPIPGNDDAIRSIQLFCSEMAEAINEGKALRDEDGEEKVPATQEEKDEVLDEAMNLDEIDVDEMEDKE from the coding sequence ATGATTACAATGAGAGATTTACTAGAGTGTGGTGTACATTTCGGTCACCAAACAAGAAGATGGAACCCAAAGATGAAAAAATTTATCTTTGGAGAGAGAAAAGGCATTTATATTATAGATTTACAAAAAACTATAAGATATTTTAGACATACTTATAACATTGTAAGAGATGCAGCAGCTGAGGGAAAAACTGTTTTATTTGTAGGTACTAAAAAGCAAGCCGGTCAAACTCTAAAAGAATATGCTGAAAAATGTGGAATGCCGTATGTAAATCATCGCTGGTTAGGCGGTATGCTAACAAATTTTGGAACTATTAGAAAATCAATTAGAAAGCTTGAAGTAATTGAGCAAATGGAAGAAGATGGTTCAGTTGATTTACTAACAAAAAAAGAAGCTTTAATGCTTAAAAGACAAAAAGATAAATTAATTGCTTATCTTGGTGGTATTAGAAACATGGAAAAACTTCCTGATATGATGTTTATAATTGATGTTGCAAAAGAAAAAATTGCCGTTCAAGAGGCTAATAGATTAGGTATTCCTATTGTTGCTCCGCTTGATACAAACTGTGATCCAGACCTTGTAACTTACCCAATTCCTGGAAACGATGATGCGATTAGATCAATTCAGCTATTTTGCAGTGAAATGGCAGAGGCAATCAATGAGGGCAAAGCTTTAAGAGATGAAGATGGTGAAGAAAAAGTTCCTGCAACACAAGAAGAAAAAGATGAAGTTTTAGATGAGGCTATGAATTTGGATGAAATTGATGTAGATGAAATGGAGGATAAAGAATAA
- the argF gene encoding ornithine carbamoyltransferase produces MKDFLTLNDFSKEQILEILEIAKNIKNEVKKGIFTPYLKNQTLAMVFEKNSTRTRISFEVGMYQLGGHALFLDSKTTQLGRGEPIKDTARVISSMCNMAMLRVYKHADLKEFAKFAKIPVINGLSDLFHPVQLMADYLTMIELNAGKNIAYIGDSNNMCNSWLNLASIMGLNLSVAIPKNYKINDEVLKIAMNNAKISGAKIIVTNDPKIAIKDVDVVATDTWFSMGDEVSKDQKVRDFKGFLIDEDLMSLAKKDAILLHCLPAYRGYEISDKVFEKHSKEIFLEAENRLHVQKGIMVWLNKACKNS; encoded by the coding sequence ATGAAAGATTTTTTAACGCTAAATGATTTTAGCAAAGAGCAAATTTTAGAAATTTTAGAAATTGCAAAAAATATAAAAAATGAAGTAAAAAAAGGTATTTTCACGCCTTATTTAAAAAACCAAACTCTAGCAATGGTTTTTGAAAAAAACTCAACCAGAACAAGGATAAGCTTTGAAGTTGGAATGTATCAACTTGGTGGACATGCACTTTTTTTAGATAGTAAAACGACTCAGTTAGGACGAGGTGAGCCGATAAAAGATACAGCAAGAGTAATATCATCTATGTGTAATATGGCTATGCTTAGAGTATATAAACATGCTGATTTAAAAGAATTTGCTAAATTTGCCAAAATTCCAGTTATTAATGGACTAAGTGATCTTTTTCATCCAGTTCAATTAATGGCTGATTATCTAACTATGATAGAACTTAATGCTGGTAAAAACATAGCATATATTGGAGATAGTAATAATATGTGCAACTCGTGGCTAAACTTAGCAAGCATTATGGGTTTAAATTTAAGCGTTGCAATTCCAAAAAATTATAAAATAAATGATGAAGTTTTAAAAATAGCAATGAACAATGCAAAAATAAGTGGTGCAAAAATAATAGTAACAAATGATCCAAAAATTGCAATAAAAGATGTAGATGTTGTAGCTACTGATACTTGGTTTTCAATGGGTGATGAAGTTAGCAAGGATCAAAAAGTAAGAGATTTTAAAGGTTTTTTAATAGATGAAGATTTGATGAGTTTAGCTAAAAAAGATGCGATTTTACTTCATTGCTTGCCAGCTTATAGAGGATATGAGATAAGCGATAAGGTCTTTGAAAAACATAGTAAAGAGATTTTTTTGGAAGCTGAGAACAGGCTTCATGTACAAAAAGGTATTATGGTTTGGCTTAATAAGGCGTGTAAAAACTCATAA
- a CDS encoding DUF2603 domain-containing protein, protein MDKEIEKIEQDFGKDQTIFEILNTENSDKKTIMLKKGSWKNRYPWFGIDEEKNIYSVLSLKSLTSLINSYKNVARENFDLKLEKSIARTLPIDFGDVWSVCMEEIKKLALLEPELQVSNLDLDKIVDNVKLKYPNLFVDIDNMIRGNVENFK, encoded by the coding sequence ATGGATAAAGAAATAGAAAAAATAGAGCAAGATTTTGGAAAAGATCAAACAATTTTTGAAATTTTAAACACCGAAAATAGCGATAAAAAGACTATTATGCTAAAAAAAGGCTCATGGAAAAATAGATATCCATGGTTTGGTATAGATGAAGAAAAAAATATTTATTCAGTTTTATCGCTCAAAAGTCTAACATCACTTATAAACAGCTACAAAAATGTTGCAAGGGAGAATTTTGATTTAAAGCTTGAAAAAAGCATAGCAAGGACTTTGCCGATTGATTTTGGAGACGTTTGGAGTGTTTGTATGGAAGAAATTAAAAAACTTGCTTTATTAGAACCTGAACTTCAGGTTTCAAATTTAGATCTTGATAAAATAGTTGATAATGTAAAGCTTAAATATCCAAATTTATTTGTTGATATTGATAATATGATAAGGGGAAATGTTGAAAACTTTAAATAA
- the pgeF gene encoding peptidoglycan editing factor PgeF yields MGRDRSYLKPLLNNDFVNLGFTNIFGGVSKKPFESLNLGSHVGDIAENVIKNKKILQNNLGVEKIIFMEQIHSDKVEILKSHNQILQPCDAVITNLKNIALCVMVADCMPVILYSKKCVAAVHAGRSGVLKHIISKTINLMKDEFKVDQISLFIGPFIQKNCYEIGDLDLKEFNKFVVLNDKNKRCFDLKSAVLDEIKNLNLKSVKISKICTHCDKNYFSYRRDKITGRFAGWVYLK; encoded by the coding sequence ATGGGAAGAGATAGATCATATCTCAAGCCTTTATTAAATAATGATTTTGTAAATTTAGGCTTTACAAATATATTTGGAGGTGTTTCAAAAAAACCATTTGAAAGCTTAAATTTAGGCTCTCATGTTGGAGATATCGCAGAAAATGTTATAAAAAATAAAAAGATTCTACAAAATAATTTAGGTGTTGAAAAAATTATTTTTATGGAGCAAATTCACAGCGATAAAGTTGAAATTCTAAAAAGCCATAACCAAATTTTGCAACCATGTGATGCTGTGATTACAAATTTAAAAAATATTGCACTTTGTGTTATGGTGGCTGATTGTATGCCAGTTATTTTATATTCAAAAAAATGCGTAGCTGCTGTTCATGCAGGAAGAAGTGGAGTTTTAAAACATATTATTTCAAAAACCATAAATTTAATGAAAGATGAGTTTAAAGTAGATCAAATTTCACTTTTCATAGGACCTTTTATACAAAAAAATTGTTATGAAATAGGTGATTTAGATTTAAAAGAATTTAATAAATTTGTAGTTTTAAATGATAAAAATAAAAGATGTTTTGATTTAAAAAGTGCAGTTTTAGATGAGATTAAGAATTTAAATTTAAAAAGTGTTAAAATTTCAAAAATTTGCACGCATTGTGATAAAAACTACTTTTCATACAGAAGAGATAAAATAACTGGAAGATTTGCAGGTTGGGTGTATTTAAAGTAA
- the ribA gene encoding GTP cyclohydrolase II, whose translation MDIKISNLANLPTKFGEFKVQTFKENEKEHLVILKEPLNEIVNVRIHSECLTGDALGSLKCDCGEQLQKSLEYISKNGGMVIYLRQEGRNIGLFNKINAYALQDKGLDTVEANHQLGFRADERTYEIVDFILKYYKIDKINMLTNNPDKLKGLHFIKVEKRIPLIIKPNSYNEGYLKVKKNQMGHLL comes from the coding sequence ATGGATATAAAAATCTCAAATTTAGCAAATTTACCAACTAAATTTGGCGAGTTCAAAGTGCAAACTTTTAAAGAAAACGAAAAAGAACATTTAGTTATTTTAAAAGAGCCATTAAACGAAATTGTAAATGTAAGAATACACTCAGAGTGTTTAACAGGAGATGCTCTTGGAAGTCTTAAATGTGATTGTGGAGAACAACTTCAAAAAAGTTTAGAATACATCTCAAAAAATGGCGGAATGGTAATTTACTTAAGACAAGAAGGACGAAATATAGGTCTTTTTAACAAAATAAATGCCTATGCCTTGCAAGATAAAGGCCTTGATACAGTTGAGGCAAATCATCAACTTGGCTTTAGAGCAGATGAAAGAACTTATGAGATTGTGGATTTTATCCTAAAATACTACAAAATAGATAAAATAAATATGTTAACGAATAATCCAGATAAATTAAAAGGACTTCATTTTATAAAAGTAGAAAAAAGAATTCCTCTAATAATTAAACCAAATAGCTATAATGAGGGATATTTAAAAGTTAAAAAAAATCAAATGGGGCATCTTTTATGA
- the gmk gene encoding guanylate kinase: MVKKAIIISGPSGSGKSSLINRLLEDEKDIYFSISSTTRSIREGEKDGVSYHYVSKDDFKKGIENGDFLEWALVHKNYYGTSLVPVQKALDSGKFVIFDIDVQGFKLAKERLKDEIVSIFITTKNKGELKNRLIKRGTDSKEDIERRVINAATEMGHLNEYDYLIINDDFNESYKALKSIFNAIRYNTKNLDLSDIIDNWIYEN; the protein is encoded by the coding sequence ATAGTGAAAAAAGCGATAATAATATCAGGACCAAGTGGGAGTGGAAAAAGCTCACTTATAAATAGACTTTTAGAAGATGAGAAAGATATCTACTTCTCTATTTCAAGCACTACAAGAAGCATTAGAGAGGGCGAAAAAGATGGAGTGAGTTATCACTATGTAAGCAAAGATGACTTCAAAAAAGGCATTGAAAATGGTGATTTTCTAGAATGGGCTCTTGTTCATAAAAACTATTATGGAACATCTTTGGTGCCAGTTCAAAAAGCTTTAGATAGTGGTAAATTTGTTATTTTTGATATAGATGTTCAAGGTTTTAAACTCGCAAAAGAGCGCTTAAAAGATGAAATAGTTTCTATTTTTATAACAACTAAAAATAAGGGCGAGTTAAAAAATAGACTTATTAAAAGAGGAACTGATTCAAAAGAAGATATAGAGCGAAGAGTTATAAATGCAGCAACTGAAATGGGGCATTTAAACGAATATGATTATCTTATAATAAATGATGATTTCAATGAGTCCTATAAGGCTTTAAAATCAATATTTAACGCCATTAGATATAATACTAAAAATTTAGATCTTAGTGATATTATTGATAATTGGATATATGAAAATTAA
- the argS gene encoding arginine--tRNA ligase produces the protein MKDIVFDKIKEILKKDFVLEKPKDKNLAHYATPLAFSLAKELRKSPKLIADELALEFKNSDIFTASPLNGYLNFHLKPEFLDKLATNALNSGKNFAKSKDKKEKILLEYVSANPTGPLHIGHVRGAVYGDTLARVGRYLGYDITTEYYINDAGNQINMLGLSIFITGANKFLNANLDFEENCYKGDYVENLSDEALKEFGKDIFKNKQNVEKLSLWGKDKMLLLIKDNLLKANIKIQNWVSEKSFENELFDTLDCLKKNGGVYEKDGKIWINSSALGDEKDRVIIREDKRPTYLAGDIVYHYNKFKRGYDHYINIWGADHHGYIKRVKSSIHYLGFDENKLEVILAQMVSLLKDGQTFKMSKRAGNFILMSDVLEEIGSDALRFIFITKKCDTALEFDVSELSKEDSSNPIFYINYAHARIHQIFAKSEKKIDDIKEASILNLNDEALNLLFEALTLNEVLEDAFLSRNLQKIPDYLKNIASNFHKFYNENRVLGSENEDALLKVFAVVALCIKTGLSLMGIEAKNIMTKE, from the coding sequence TTGAAAGATATAGTTTTCGACAAAATAAAAGAAATTTTAAAAAAAGATTTTGTTTTAGAAAAGCCAAAAGATAAAAACTTAGCTCATTATGCTACACCTTTAGCTTTTTCTTTAGCAAAAGAGCTTCGTAAATCGCCAAAATTAATAGCCGATGAGCTTGCATTAGAGTTTAAAAACAGTGACATTTTTACAGCTAGTCCCCTAAATGGATATTTAAATTTTCACTTAAAACCTGAGTTTTTAGATAAGCTTGCTACAAATGCTTTAAATTCAGGTAAAAATTTTGCAAAAAGCAAAGATAAAAAAGAAAAAATTTTACTTGAATATGTTAGTGCAAATCCAACAGGTCCTCTTCATATAGGACATGTAAGAGGGGCTGTTTACGGAGATACATTAGCAAGAGTTGGAAGATATTTAGGATATGATATCACAACCGAGTATTATATAAATGATGCTGGAAATCAGATAAACATGCTTGGGCTTTCTATCTTTATAACAGGTGCAAATAAATTTTTAAACGCAAATTTAGATTTTGAAGAAAATTGCTACAAAGGCGATTATGTAGAAAATTTATCAGATGAGGCTTTAAAAGAGTTTGGAAAAGATATTTTTAAAAATAAGCAAAATGTAGAAAAATTAAGCCTTTGGGGAAAAGATAAAATGCTTTTGCTAATTAAAGATAATCTTTTAAAGGCTAATATTAAAATTCAAAATTGGGTTAGTGAAAAAAGTTTTGAAAATGAGCTTTTCGATACTTTAGATTGCCTTAAAAAAAATGGCGGAGTATATGAAAAAGACGGTAAAATTTGGATAAATTCTAGTGCACTTGGCGATGAAAAAGATAGAGTTATTATAAGAGAAGATAAAAGGCCTACCTATTTAGCAGGCGATATCGTCTATCACTACAATAAATTTAAAAGAGGATATGATCACTACATAAATATTTGGGGAGCTGATCATCACGGCTATATAAAAAGAGTAAAGTCAAGCATTCATTATCTTGGATTTGATGAAAATAAGCTTGAAGTTATCTTAGCACAAATGGTTAGTCTTTTAAAAGATGGCCAAACTTTCAAGATGAGTAAGAGAGCTGGAAATTTCATACTTATGAGCGATGTTTTGGAAGAAATTGGAAGTGATGCTTTAAGATTTATATTTATAACTAAAAAGTGTGACACGGCTTTAGAGTTTGATGTTTCAGAACTTAGCAAAGAAGATAGTTCAAATCCTATATTTTATATAAATTATGCCCATGCAAGAATTCATCAAATTTTTGCAAAAAGTGAAAAAAAAATAGACGATATAAAAGAAGCTAGTATTTTAAATTTAAATGACGAAGCTTTAAATTTATTATTTGAAGCACTTACTTTAAATGAAGTTTTAGAAGACGCATTTTTAAGTAGAAATTTGCAAAAAATTCCTGATTATCTTAAAAATATAGCTTCAAATTTTCATAAATTTTATAATGAAAACAGAGTTTTAGGTAGTGAGAATGAAGATGCTCTTTTAAAAGTTTTTGCTGTTGTGGCACTTTGTATAAAAACTGGCTTGTCTTTGATGGGAATTGAAGCTAAAAATATAATGACAAAGGAATAA
- a CDS encoding riboflavin synthase, which produces MFNGLIREFGEVVKFDGKTLSLKSNLKPNIGDSIAVNGACLSVVKVFDNGFNVELSDESKSVLAVQNLKGKVHLEPALKVGDRVDGHFVQGHIDGLGEIYKITTLKSGFDFFIKLPLNLMPLMANKGSVAIDGVSLTINEVLKDGIRLTIIALTMKDTLFGEYKVGRVVNVESDLLARYTKRILGYKDKKKELSWEEIDHISSLY; this is translated from the coding sequence ATGTTTAATGGACTTATAAGAGAATTTGGTGAAGTTGTAAAATTTGATGGAAAAACTTTAAGTTTAAAGTCAAATTTAAAGCCAAATATAGGTGATAGCATTGCTGTAAATGGAGCTTGTCTAAGTGTAGTAAAAGTTTTTGATAATGGCTTTAATGTTGAGCTTAGTGATGAGAGTAAAAGTGTTTTGGCGGTGCAGAATTTAAAAGGCAAAGTTCATTTAGAGCCTGCTTTAAAAGTTGGTGATAGAGTTGATGGACATTTTGTGCAAGGTCATATTGACGGACTTGGAGAAATTTATAAAATAACTACTTTAAAAAGCGGGTTTGATTTTTTTATAAAACTTCCTTTAAATTTGATGCCTTTGATGGCAAACAAAGGAAGCGTGGCAATTGATGGAGTTAGTTTAACAATAAATGAAGTTTTAAAAGATGGCATAAGGCTTACTATCATTGCACTAACTATGAAAGATACGCTTTTTGGTGAATATAAAGTAGGCAGAGTCGTAAATGTAGAAAGCGATCTTTTGGCAAGATATACAAAACGAATTTTGGGTTATAAGGATAAAAAAAAGGAACTTTCATGGGAAGAGATAGATCATATCTCAAGCCTTTATTAA